A genome region from Solirubrobacter pauli includes the following:
- a CDS encoding DUF5682 family protein, translated as MTHTVFGIRHHGPGSARTLERALAQLEPDAILIEGPPEADALLALASSEDMAPPVALLAYVPDRPGTAAFWPFARFSPEWRAILYAHAHEIPVRFNDLPAANSLVQERRPRRKVREDPLGALAEVAGHGDAERWWEDVVESQREGLGAFEALIEAMEALREAFPDDDPREEQREASMRQQIRKAIKDGATNIAVVCGAWHAPALTTLGPAAPDARTLKGLPKTKIAMTWVPWTYGLLARESGYGAGVDSPAWYDQLFDSGDEPVPRWLARAARLLRAEGLDASAAQVVDATRLATALAGIRDRPLAGLDELLDATRSVLCFGSEIPLKIVREELVVGHRLGEVPEDTPMVPLQQDVSRLQRRLRLKPEAQRKEVTLDLRRENDRERSRLLHRLNVLDVHWGEPVEARGLGTFKEAWHLEWQPSLAVDLIHAGRWGTTVEAAAGARASAAASGQDSVAALATLADAVLLADLPAALEAVLRALADLAALDRDTADLMAAVPPLAGILRYGDVRGSDTSAVAGVLRGIVLRSAVGLPGAGVGADEETGTKLAELVDGVNSALALLEDADLTRAWRESLLRVANADRLPGTLGGRATRLLHDAGELDSTQVAQAMARALSPGEEPERGASWIEGFIGTSGLVLVHDPELLRVLDDWIEQVGPDAFTSVLPLLRRAFSVLPAGERRRLGERLKRGAQAAPEPAAPIDLDRARPALETLARLLT; from the coding sequence GTGACCCACACGGTCTTCGGGATCCGCCACCACGGCCCGGGCAGCGCCCGCACCCTCGAGCGAGCGCTCGCGCAGCTCGAGCCGGACGCGATCCTGATCGAAGGCCCGCCGGAAGCCGACGCCCTGCTCGCGCTGGCGTCGAGCGAGGACATGGCGCCGCCCGTCGCGCTCCTCGCCTACGTGCCGGACCGCCCCGGCACCGCCGCGTTCTGGCCGTTCGCCCGCTTCTCGCCCGAGTGGCGCGCGATCCTCTACGCGCACGCGCACGAGATCCCCGTCCGCTTCAACGACCTCCCGGCCGCGAACTCGCTCGTGCAGGAGCGCCGGCCGCGGCGGAAGGTCCGCGAGGACCCGCTGGGAGCGCTGGCCGAGGTCGCCGGCCACGGTGACGCCGAGCGCTGGTGGGAGGACGTCGTCGAGTCCCAGCGCGAGGGCCTCGGCGCGTTCGAGGCGTTGATCGAGGCGATGGAGGCGCTGCGTGAGGCGTTCCCGGATGACGACCCGCGCGAGGAGCAGCGCGAGGCGTCGATGCGCCAGCAGATCCGCAAGGCGATCAAGGACGGCGCCACCAACATCGCGGTCGTGTGCGGCGCCTGGCACGCGCCCGCGCTCACCACGCTCGGGCCCGCCGCGCCGGACGCCCGGACGCTCAAGGGCCTGCCCAAGACGAAGATCGCGATGACCTGGGTGCCGTGGACGTACGGGCTGCTCGCGCGCGAGTCGGGCTACGGCGCCGGGGTCGACTCGCCCGCCTGGTACGACCAGCTCTTCGACTCCGGCGACGAGCCCGTCCCGCGCTGGCTCGCGCGCGCCGCCCGGCTGCTGCGCGCCGAGGGCCTCGACGCCAGCGCCGCCCAGGTGGTCGACGCGACCCGTCTGGCGACCGCGCTCGCCGGCATCCGCGACCGGCCGCTCGCGGGTCTCGACGAGCTCCTGGACGCGACCCGGTCCGTGCTCTGCTTCGGTTCCGAGATCCCGCTGAAGATCGTGCGCGAGGAGCTGGTCGTCGGGCACCGCCTCGGCGAGGTCCCCGAGGACACGCCGATGGTCCCGCTCCAGCAGGACGTGTCCCGCCTCCAACGGCGCCTGCGGCTCAAGCCCGAGGCACAGCGCAAGGAGGTCACGCTCGACCTGCGGCGGGAGAACGACCGCGAGCGCAGCCGCCTGCTCCACCGCCTCAACGTGCTCGACGTGCATTGGGGCGAACCGGTCGAGGCGCGCGGGCTGGGCACGTTCAAGGAGGCGTGGCACCTCGAGTGGCAGCCGAGCCTCGCCGTCGACCTGATCCACGCCGGCCGGTGGGGGACGACGGTCGAGGCCGCGGCGGGAGCGCGCGCGAGCGCGGCCGCGTCCGGCCAGGACAGCGTCGCCGCGCTGGCGACGCTTGCCGACGCCGTGCTGCTCGCCGACCTTCCGGCCGCGCTGGAGGCCGTGCTGCGCGCGCTCGCGGACCTCGCGGCGCTGGACCGCGACACGGCCGACCTGATGGCCGCCGTCCCGCCGCTCGCCGGCATCCTCCGCTACGGCGACGTGCGCGGCAGCGACACCAGCGCGGTCGCCGGCGTGCTGCGCGGGATCGTGCTCCGCAGCGCGGTCGGGCTCCCCGGCGCGGGCGTCGGCGCGGACGAGGAGACGGGCACGAAGCTGGCGGAGCTCGTCGACGGCGTCAACAGCGCGCTGGCGCTGCTCGAGGACGCCGACCTCACGCGCGCCTGGCGGGAGTCCCTGCTGCGCGTCGCGAACGCCGACCGCCTGCCCGGCACGCTCGGCGGCCGCGCCACCCGGCTCCTGCACGACGCCGGCGAGCTCGACTCGACGCAGGTCGCCCAGGCGATGGCGCGCGCGCTCTCCCCGGGGGAGGAGCCGGAGCGCGGTGCCTCGTGGATCGAGGGCTTCATCGGCACCAGCGGGCTCGTGCTCGTCCACGACCCCGAGCTGCTCCGCGTCCTCGACGACTGGATCGAGCAGGTCGGCCCGGACGCCTTCACCAGCGTCCTCCCGCTCCTGCGTCGCGCGTTCTCCGTGCTGCCCGCGGGCGAGCGCCGGCGCCTCGGCGAGCGGCTCAAGCGCGGCGCGCAGGCCGCGCCCGAGCCGGCCGCGCCGATCGACCTCGACCGCGCACGCCCGGCGCTCGAGACCCTCGCGAGGTTGTTGACGTGA
- a CDS encoding VWA domain-containing protein — MSEERLKRWRLVLGGEEADGTQVQLSKQERDMDGALDAVYGDRRGGLGGSAPNVARWLGELRSHFPSGVVRVVQQDAIDRLGLHRLLLEPEVLDNVTPDVHLAATLMSLRDALPESSRTVARRIVRQVVEDIERRLADRTRSAARGALDRSARTSRPKPSEIDWDRTIKANLKHYQPQYRTVVPERLVGHARRRRSLAANLILALDQSGSMGASVVHAGVLSAALASIPALDTKVIAFDTSVVDLTEQLDDPVELLFGIQLGGGTDIDQALGYCQTLVSHPAKTVMVLVTDLYEGGDPESMLRRAASLIRSGVRVIVLLALADDGAPFYDRAHAAAFAALGAPVFACTPDQFPEMLAAALEGRDVGAWAADADIAVV; from the coding sequence ATGTCTGAGGAGCGGCTCAAGCGCTGGCGGCTCGTGCTCGGCGGGGAGGAGGCCGACGGCACGCAGGTGCAGCTCAGCAAGCAGGAGCGCGACATGGACGGCGCGCTCGACGCCGTCTACGGTGACCGCCGCGGCGGCCTGGGCGGCAGCGCGCCCAACGTCGCCCGCTGGCTCGGCGAGCTGCGCAGCCACTTCCCGTCGGGGGTCGTGCGCGTCGTGCAGCAGGACGCGATCGACCGGCTCGGGCTGCACCGGCTGCTGCTCGAGCCCGAGGTGCTCGACAACGTCACGCCCGACGTGCACCTGGCCGCGACGCTCATGAGCCTCAGGGACGCGCTGCCGGAGTCCAGCCGGACGGTCGCGCGCCGGATCGTCCGGCAGGTGGTGGAGGACATCGAGCGCCGGCTGGCCGACCGCACGCGCAGCGCGGCCCGGGGCGCCCTCGACCGCAGTGCTCGCACCTCGCGCCCCAAGCCGTCCGAGATCGACTGGGACCGCACGATCAAGGCCAACCTCAAGCACTACCAACCGCAGTACCGCACCGTCGTGCCGGAGCGCCTGGTCGGCCACGCCCGCCGGAGGCGCTCGCTCGCCGCGAACCTGATCCTGGCGCTCGACCAGAGCGGGAGCATGGGCGCGAGCGTCGTCCACGCGGGCGTGCTCAGCGCCGCACTCGCCTCGATCCCGGCGCTGGACACGAAGGTGATCGCGTTCGACACGAGCGTCGTGGACCTCACCGAGCAGCTCGACGACCCGGTCGAGCTGCTGTTCGGCATCCAGCTCGGCGGCGGCACGGACATCGACCAGGCGCTCGGCTACTGCCAGACGCTGGTGAGCCACCCCGCCAAGACGGTCATGGTGCTCGTCACCGACCTTTACGAGGGCGGCGACCCCGAGTCGATGCTACGCCGGGCAGCGAGCCTGATCCGCAGCGGTGTGCGCGTGATCGTCCTGCTCGCGCTCGCGGACGACGGCGCTCCGTTCTACGACCGCGCCCACGCCGCCGCCTTCGCCGCGCTCGGCGCGCCCGTGTTCGCCTGCACGCCGGACCAGTTCCCCGAGATGCTGGCGGCGGCGCTCGAGGGTCGCGACGTCGGCGCCTGGGCGGCGGACGCGGACATCGCCGTGGTGTAG
- a CDS encoding VOC family protein, protein MFRGIGRMVVGVSDQDEALAFYRDVLGFVVLHDSDEEGFRYLHMGVPGQPGTGIWLMPGAAEHDRPLLVLFTEDLAGVVSALERHGVERWAQTATSLHFRDCCGNVIVAAVES, encoded by the coding sequence ATGTTCCGGGGGATCGGGCGGATGGTGGTCGGCGTGTCCGACCAGGACGAGGCACTCGCGTTCTACCGCGACGTGCTGGGCTTCGTCGTCCTCCACGACTCCGACGAGGAGGGCTTCCGGTACCTGCACATGGGCGTGCCCGGGCAGCCCGGCACCGGCATCTGGCTGATGCCCGGCGCGGCCGAGCACGACCGCCCGCTGCTCGTGCTCTTCACCGAGGATCTCGCCGGGGTCGTGTCGGCTCTGGAGCGCCACGGGGTAGAGCGGTGGGCACAGACCGCGACGTCGCTGCACTTCCGCGACTGCTGCGGGAACGTCATCGTCGCCGCCGTGGAGTCATGA
- the cysS gene encoding cysteine--tRNA ligase has product MPDVTLYDTRTRSLQPFQPRDPARVGIYACGPTVYARVHVGNARPFVVFSQLKRFLEHEGYGVTLVGNITDINDKIYTAAKAAGVPSGELAAAMAKAYREDTDRIGLGRPDAEPHATEFVPQIIDLIQRLLDADAAYVAEGDVYFRVRTVENYGELSRRDVDQMDQGEGVEGADLKQDPLDFALWKAWKEGEDTSWDAPWGKGRPGWHIECSAMAEALLGVEFDIHGGGVDLVFPHHENEAAQTLAARGAPLARIWMHNGMLELVGEKMSKSLGNIRGLHEVLDEVGGEVLVLYFSSGHYRQPLAFSDERLEDAKRSAERIRDAARRLVRGESAEALRPHRDAFFAALRNDFNTAEALASLYGWIRDANRSEEAVGDADLREMLEVLGLEGLLTAPEGAPEEAKELAVQRDQARRDKDWAEADRLRDELLTMGWIVRDGADGPELVPAS; this is encoded by the coding sequence GTGCCAGACGTCACGCTCTATGACACCAGAACCCGCTCGCTGCAGCCCTTTCAGCCGCGTGACCCCGCGCGCGTGGGGATCTACGCCTGCGGGCCGACGGTGTACGCGCGCGTGCACGTCGGCAACGCGCGGCCCTTCGTGGTCTTCTCCCAGCTCAAGCGCTTCCTCGAGCACGAGGGCTACGGGGTCACGCTCGTCGGGAACATCACCGACATCAACGACAAGATCTACACCGCCGCGAAGGCCGCCGGGGTGCCGTCGGGCGAGCTCGCGGCGGCGATGGCCAAGGCGTACCGCGAGGACACGGACCGGATCGGGCTCGGCCGCCCGGACGCCGAGCCGCACGCGACCGAGTTCGTCCCGCAGATCATCGACCTGATCCAGCGGCTGCTCGACGCCGACGCGGCGTACGTGGCCGAGGGCGACGTCTACTTCCGGGTTCGAACCGTGGAGAACTACGGCGAGCTCTCGCGCCGTGACGTCGACCAGATGGACCAGGGCGAAGGCGTCGAGGGCGCCGACCTCAAGCAAGACCCGCTCGACTTCGCGCTCTGGAAGGCGTGGAAGGAGGGCGAGGACACCTCGTGGGACGCGCCCTGGGGCAAAGGCCGCCCGGGCTGGCACATCGAGTGCTCGGCGATGGCCGAGGCGCTGCTGGGCGTGGAGTTCGACATCCACGGCGGCGGCGTCGACCTCGTCTTCCCGCACCACGAGAACGAGGCCGCGCAGACCCTGGCCGCGCGCGGCGCGCCGCTCGCCCGGATCTGGATGCACAACGGGATGCTCGAGCTGGTCGGCGAGAAGATGTCCAAGTCGCTCGGCAACATCCGCGGGCTGCACGAGGTGCTCGACGAGGTCGGCGGGGAGGTGCTCGTCCTGTACTTCAGCTCGGGCCACTACCGGCAGCCGCTGGCGTTCTCGGACGAGCGGCTCGAGGACGCCAAGCGCTCGGCCGAGCGGATCCGCGACGCCGCCCGCCGGCTCGTCCGCGGCGAGTCGGCCGAGGCGCTGCGCCCGCACCGCGACGCGTTCTTCGCGGCGCTGCGCAATGACTTCAACACGGCCGAGGCGCTGGCCTCGCTCTACGGCTGGATCCGCGACGCGAATCGCTCCGAGGAGGCCGTCGGCGACGCCGACCTGCGCGAGATGCTCGAGGTGCTCGGCCTCGAAGGCTTGCTGACCGCGCCCGAGGGCGCACCCGAAGAAGCGAAGGAGCTTGCTGTGCAGCGCGATCAGGCACGCCGCGACAAGGACTGGGCCGAGGCGGATCGTCTACGCGACGAGCTGCTGACGATGGGTTGGATCGTCCGCGACGGAGCCGACGGGCCTGAGCTCGTCCCGGCGTCATGA
- the rlmB gene encoding 23S rRNA (guanosine(2251)-2'-O)-methyltransferase RlmB produces MSPAPRRGGGGAGGGRSGGPGRGGSGRGGAGGGRSGGSSGGAGRGGSGGGYGGGSGRGGSGGGAGRGGSGGGYGGGASRGGSGGGAGRGGSGGGYGGGSGRGGAGGGYGGRSGGGSGRGGSAGGGSGGRGGSGGGSSRGGYGGGPGRAGSGRGGPGGGRSDGGRGAFGPGGTFRGAPGRPDAPGGDFEYQPPPPEGAVTSRKMVVYGVHPVAEALRGRRAVHRVWATEPGPYGNAKVSIVSAEEITERAETDAHQGVAALVDPYIYVDEAELLAVENPFIIALDEITDPQNLGAIARTAEGVGVTGLVIPERRAAEVTPAVCKASAGAVEHLPIARVRNLADFLADAKEKKCWVYGAAAGSSTRYDQPDYTGGVVAVMGAEGKGLRPRVASMCDDLVSLPLLGKVESLNVSATAAVLLYEMLQQRLDAST; encoded by the coding sequence ATGAGCCCCGCACCGCGTAGAGGCGGAGGCGGCGCCGGCGGCGGACGCTCCGGCGGCCCCGGGCGCGGCGGCTCCGGCCGTGGCGGCGCCGGTGGTGGCCGCTCGGGCGGCTCCAGCGGCGGCGCGGGCCGTGGCGGTTCGGGCGGCGGCTACGGCGGCGGCTCGGGGCGTGGCGGTTCGGGCGGTGGCGCGGGCCGTGGCGGTTCGGGCGGCGGCTACGGCGGCGGCGCGAGCCGTGGCGGTTCGGGCGGTGGCGCGGGCCGTGGCGGTTCGGGCGGCGGCTACGGCGGCGGCTCGGGCCGTGGTGGCGCCGGCGGCGGCTACGGCGGCCGATCGGGTGGCGGCTCCGGCCGCGGCGGGTCGGCGGGCGGCGGCTCCGGCGGCCGTGGCGGTTCGGGCGGCGGCTCGAGCCGTGGCGGCTACGGCGGCGGCCCCGGCCGTGCCGGCTCGGGCCGTGGCGGCCCGGGCGGCGGGCGCTCCGACGGCGGTCGCGGCGCCTTCGGGCCCGGCGGCACGTTCCGCGGTGCGCCCGGCCGGCCCGACGCGCCCGGCGGAGACTTCGAGTATCAGCCGCCGCCGCCCGAGGGCGCGGTCACGTCGCGCAAGATGGTCGTCTACGGCGTGCATCCCGTCGCGGAGGCGCTGCGTGGGCGTCGGGCCGTGCACCGCGTCTGGGCGACCGAGCCCGGGCCGTACGGCAACGCGAAGGTGAGCATCGTCAGCGCCGAGGAGATCACCGAGCGCGCGGAGACCGACGCGCACCAGGGCGTCGCCGCGCTGGTCGACCCGTACATCTACGTCGACGAGGCGGAGCTGCTCGCCGTCGAGAACCCGTTCATCATCGCGCTCGACGAGATCACCGACCCGCAGAACCTGGGCGCGATCGCCCGGACCGCGGAAGGCGTGGGCGTGACCGGGCTCGTCATCCCGGAGCGACGGGCCGCCGAGGTCACCCCGGCCGTCTGCAAGGCGTCCGCGGGCGCGGTCGAGCACCTGCCGATCGCGCGCGTCCGCAACCTCGCCGACTTCCTGGCCGACGCCAAGGAGAAGAAGTGCTGGGTCTACGGCGCCGCCGCCGGGTCGAGCACGCGCTACGACCAGCCGGACTACACCGGCGGCGTCGTCGCGGTCATGGGCGCGGAAGGCAAGGGGCTCAGGCCTCGAGTCGCCTCGATGTGCGACGACCTCGTGTCCCTGCCGCTGCTCGGCAAGGTGGAATCCCTCAACGTCTCCGCCACCGCGGCGGTGCTGCTGTACGAGATGTTGCAGCAGCGACTTGACGCATCGACATAA
- the sigH gene encoding RNA polymerase sporulation sigma factor SigH — protein sequence MARIAPTKSQAQVHLDDAYLLALARQGSPDAYDRLVRRYASFVRLKASSYFLVGGDSEDLIQEGLVGLYKAIRDFRPDRESSFRNFAELCITRQIITAVKTATRNKHTPLNGYVSFSATPAGASDNEPSLDEMLPGSTVHDPVNQVISSEELRSLVACLSTVLSDLESRVLSLYLDGHSYTDIGERIGCDCKTVDNALQRVKRKVGAHLNSRAVLN from the coding sequence GTGGCACGAATTGCTCCCACAAAGTCTCAAGCTCAAGTTCACCTTGATGACGCCTATCTCCTCGCTCTCGCCCGTCAGGGCAGCCCTGACGCGTATGACCGGCTCGTCCGGCGTTATGCGTCCTTCGTCCGCCTGAAGGCGTCGTCGTACTTCCTCGTCGGCGGCGATTCCGAGGACCTGATCCAGGAGGGCCTCGTCGGCCTCTACAAGGCGATCCGCGACTTCCGCCCGGACCGCGAGTCCTCGTTCCGCAACTTCGCGGAGCTGTGCATCACCCGCCAGATCATCACCGCGGTCAAGACGGCGACCCGCAACAAGCACACGCCGCTCAACGGCTACGTGTCCTTCAGCGCGACGCCCGCCGGCGCGTCCGACAACGAGCCGAGCCTCGATGAGATGCTCCCCGGGTCGACCGTGCACGACCCGGTCAACCAGGTGATCTCGTCCGAGGAGCTCCGCTCGCTCGTGGCCTGCCTGTCGACCGTGCTGTCCGACCTCGAGTCGCGTGTGCTGTCGCTGTACCTCGACGGCCACTCCTACACGGACATCGGCGAGCGCATCGGCTGCGACTGCAAGACGGTCGACAACGCCCTGCAGCGCGTCAAGCGCAAGGTCGGTGCTCACCTGAACTCGCGGGCCGTTCTGAACTAG
- a CDS encoding TIGR00730 family Rossman fold protein has product MTQPEPRHPTSDDEELLEAETLAILSEYTDAQRVLRIQDELRAGFKQLNHVGKAVSIFGSARTPRDHPRYQDARKLAAHLGEQGYAIITGGGPGIMEAANRGARDVGATSIGLGIELPHEQSLNDYCDIGINFHYFFTRKVMFVRYASGFVVFPGGFGTLDELFEAATLRQTQKIRHFPIVLFDRTYWGGMVDWLTSSMLADGYISPQDVESLLVTDDPDDCHGALDAVEHRRPRLQRKAA; this is encoded by the coding sequence GTGACGCAGCCGGAACCACGCCACCCCACCTCGGACGACGAGGAGCTGCTCGAGGCCGAGACGCTCGCGATCCTCTCCGAGTACACCGACGCGCAGCGCGTCCTGCGCATCCAGGACGAGCTGCGCGCCGGGTTCAAGCAGCTCAACCACGTCGGCAAGGCGGTGTCGATCTTCGGCTCGGCGCGCACGCCGCGTGACCATCCGCGCTACCAGGACGCGCGCAAGCTCGCCGCGCATCTCGGTGAGCAGGGCTACGCGATCATCACCGGCGGCGGCCCCGGGATCATGGAGGCCGCCAACCGCGGGGCGAGGGACGTCGGCGCGACGAGCATCGGCCTCGGCATCGAGCTGCCGCACGAGCAGTCGCTCAACGACTACTGCGACATCGGCATCAACTTCCACTACTTCTTCACGCGGAAGGTGATGTTCGTCCGCTACGCCAGCGGCTTCGTCGTCTTCCCCGGCGGGTTCGGCACGCTCGACGAGCTGTTCGAGGCCGCCACCCTGCGCCAGACGCAGAAGATCCGCCACTTCCCGATCGTGCTGTTCGACCGCACGTACTGGGGCGGGATGGTCGACTGGCTCACGAGCTCGATGCTCGCCGACGGCTACATCAGCCCGCAGGACGTCGAGTCGCTCCTCGTCACGGACGACCCGGACGACTGCCACGGGGCGCTGGACGCCGTCGAGCACCGACGTCCGCGCCTCCAGCGCAAGGCCGCTTAG
- a CDS encoding DUF2339 domain-containing protein has product MRPGSRDPGHHGEGAHSTTAKPKRDLEDVLGGSVLAWVGGVAVLAGLAFLLTIAISRGWLGEGARTLLAGALSTALLAVGVRLRERDDRTEAALAATAVGIAGLFGTLMMAGAVYSLIPLALAQAAAFAVGAVATTLAIRWDAQPIGWLGLLGALLAPAVLGALDDGGIAFLAIAYAASVRVLVWRRWTALAWAVFATVTVEWVAWLALDTPGDGVAHFVLATFGALTAALAYGLDSQRAKPNPSALALITLNSVLMLGFAVDDAATLAAVAAAHVLVGLAATQIPRISRPIALITIAAGVVIADFAVAAQFDGLVVTVLWGAGAVVFAALLGARRMPDAVEPFVKDFGIAIDEDWRPRVPGVARLLGRPHEEDWTLAVVGLVGQLLIAVGHVLAVEAPLERLAGPSVGATGLVAVAAIGLVAFVCARLSWRALDLLALTAVAGFTGLAAEGLPVTLALAAEGALLGLAAARGAAVRGPADQWASLAFVALAAVHALAVVVPPDALVNGLGPDPLEPTLALAAVTAALGVTLLGRKAAPFALLYLASGLVVTVGGPEHGGQALLSVLWALCGVGAVVYGLVKDVRPVRLVALALLAVTAVKVFGYDMASLDNLARVASFIVFGILLLLGAFAWQRVRPRALT; this is encoded by the coding sequence GTGCGACCGGGGTCGCGCGATCCCGGCCACCACGGCGAAGGCGCTCACTCCACGACGGCCAAGCCCAAGCGCGATCTGGAAGACGTCCTGGGCGGCAGCGTTCTGGCCTGGGTCGGCGGCGTCGCCGTCCTCGCCGGCCTCGCGTTCCTGCTGACGATCGCGATCTCGCGCGGCTGGCTCGGCGAGGGCGCGCGCACGCTGCTCGCCGGCGCGCTGTCCACCGCCCTCCTCGCCGTCGGCGTCCGCCTGCGCGAGCGCGACGACCGCACCGAGGCGGCGCTCGCGGCGACCGCCGTGGGCATCGCGGGGCTGTTCGGCACGCTGATGATGGCCGGCGCCGTCTACAGCCTCATCCCGCTCGCTCTCGCCCAGGCGGCGGCCTTCGCCGTCGGCGCGGTCGCGACGACGCTCGCGATCCGCTGGGACGCCCAGCCGATCGGCTGGCTGGGGCTGCTCGGGGCGCTGCTGGCGCCGGCCGTGCTCGGCGCGCTCGACGACGGCGGCATCGCCTTCCTCGCGATCGCGTACGCGGCCAGCGTCCGCGTGCTCGTCTGGCGCCGTTGGACGGCGCTCGCCTGGGCCGTGTTCGCGACGGTCACGGTCGAATGGGTCGCGTGGCTCGCGCTCGACACCCCCGGCGACGGCGTCGCCCACTTCGTGCTCGCCACGTTCGGCGCCCTGACCGCGGCGCTGGCCTACGGCCTGGACTCGCAGCGTGCCAAGCCGAACCCGAGCGCGCTGGCGCTGATCACGCTCAACTCGGTCCTCATGCTCGGGTTCGCCGTCGACGACGCGGCGACGCTCGCCGCGGTCGCGGCGGCGCACGTCCTCGTCGGCCTGGCGGCGACGCAGATCCCCCGGATCTCCCGGCCGATCGCGCTGATCACGATCGCCGCGGGCGTCGTGATCGCGGACTTCGCCGTCGCCGCGCAGTTCGACGGCCTCGTCGTCACGGTGCTGTGGGGTGCCGGCGCGGTCGTCTTCGCCGCGCTCCTCGGCGCCCGCCGGATGCCCGACGCGGTCGAGCCGTTCGTCAAGGACTTCGGCATCGCGATCGACGAGGACTGGCGTCCGCGGGTCCCGGGCGTCGCGCGGCTGCTCGGGCGTCCACACGAGGAGGACTGGACGCTCGCCGTGGTCGGGCTGGTCGGCCAGCTGCTGATCGCGGTCGGCCACGTGCTCGCCGTCGAGGCGCCGCTCGAGCGGCTCGCGGGGCCGTCGGTCGGCGCGACGGGGCTCGTCGCGGTCGCGGCCATCGGGCTGGTCGCGTTCGTGTGCGCGCGGCTGAGCTGGCGCGCGCTCGACCTCCTCGCGCTCACCGCGGTCGCCGGCTTCACGGGGCTCGCCGCCGAAGGGTTGCCCGTCACGCTCGCGCTGGCGGCGGAGGGCGCGCTGCTCGGCCTCGCCGCCGCGCGTGGTGCCGCGGTGCGCGGCCCCGCGGACCAGTGGGCGTCGCTGGCCTTCGTCGCGCTCGCCGCGGTGCACGCGCTGGCCGTCGTCGTCCCGCCCGACGCGCTCGTGAACGGCCTCGGGCCGGACCCGCTCGAGCCCACGCTCGCGCTCGCCGCCGTGACCGCCGCGCTCGGCGTGACGCTGCTCGGCCGCAAGGCGGCGCCGTTCGCGTTGCTGTACCTCGCGAGCGGCCTGGTCGTCACCGTCGGCGGCCCCGAGCACGGCGGCCAGGCGCTGCTCAGCGTGCTGTGGGCGCTCTGCGGGGTCGGCGCCGTCGTCTACGGGCTCGTCAAGGACGTCCGGCCCGTGCGGCTCGTCGCGCTCGCCCTCCTCGCCGTGACCGCCGTGAAGGTGTTCGGCTACGACATGGCCTCGCTCGACAACCTCGCGCGGGTCGCGAGCTTCATCGTCTTCGGGATCCTGCTGCTGCTCGGCGCGTTCGCCTGGCAGCGCGTGCGGCCGCGCGCCCTAACCTGA
- a CDS encoding TetR/AcrR family transcriptional regulator has product MSDGPAYTRLAVDERRRRLLELGSELFTRHAYDELSMAKIAKEAGISKALLYHYFPSKEAYFVATLEEKANELQQRTIPNPELPPFEQLSGSLDEYLRWIEENAGSYDKMIRNAGAAPEVRALLDRVRTDTAQRILAGLSPGKAPSPLLRTAIRGWLGFLDGACLDWVNHDDVDRETLHGLLLSTLVASVLAVGEDAQPPGG; this is encoded by the coding sequence ATGTCCGACGGACCCGCCTATACGCGGCTCGCGGTGGACGAGCGGCGCCGCCGCCTGCTCGAGCTCGGCTCGGAGCTGTTCACGCGCCACGCGTACGACGAGCTGTCGATGGCGAAGATCGCCAAGGAGGCGGGGATCAGCAAGGCGCTGCTCTACCACTACTTCCCGAGCAAGGAGGCGTACTTCGTCGCCACGCTCGAGGAGAAGGCGAACGAGCTGCAGCAGCGGACGATCCCGAACCCCGAGCTGCCGCCGTTCGAGCAGCTGTCAGGCAGCCTCGACGAGTACCTGCGGTGGATCGAGGAGAACGCGGGCTCCTACGACAAGATGATCCGCAACGCGGGGGCGGCGCCGGAGGTCAGGGCGCTGCTCGACCGGGTGCGGACGGACACCGCGCAGCGGATCCTCGCGGGCCTGAGCCCGGGCAAGGCGCCGTCACCGCTGCTCAGGACCGCGATCCGCGGCTGGCTCGGCTTCCTGGACGGCGCGTGCCTGGACTGGGTCAACCACGACGACGTGGACCGGGAGACCTTGCACGGTCTCCTCCTGTCCACGCTCGTCGCGTCCGTCCTCGCGGTGGGCGAGGACGCGCAGCCGCCTGGCGGCTAG